The DNA segment atattttgaCCTGTATTGTTCAGGATCTTCTTTCAGTGCCTTAATGTATGCTTGGAAGATCGCATCTCGGTCCTCATCACTTGGATACCCTTCCATGAGTTGCTCATATACAGTGACAAAGCCAAGGGCAAATACAGCGTCATAGCGATATGATCTCTTGTATCTCATTAAATGTTGCTGAACAATGAGCTCTTGCAGCACCGTGTTGTAGATACTTGGAATTGGTCGCTTATATTCCTTGAGAAAATTTAACTTTGTCTCAGAAACAGTTGGAGGGTCTGCAGATCAAGTGTGTAAACAACCCATAACCAACTGTTGATAACAAGattccatttaattttttattccttttgcCCATTTCACACTATGAATATTAGAACGACAAAGGAACCTACTTTGGAACCATTTGACACTACATCACATGCTCAGTTGTCAACAGATTTCATTTAGCTTAACATCACTAACATATATCTCAGTAACCACGTCTTCGTATTAAAAACCAAATCACCTGATGATAACATTGAAAATCGAAACTACACTCATTTCTGCAAGAAAGAGCTGCAAAGAATTTCAGTTTGACaatcacacacaaaaaaaaaaaaaaaaaaatcatcacaaACAAAACAAGATGGCATCAATCCAGATAATTTCCCAGTCAATTGTACATAGAGCCACTAGGAATTACATCCACTGGTTACaaataaaactacaaaactaGGTCCAAACCGCATCAACCGCACTTTCAATGGCAACATTATCCTCAGAAAAACAAATCCCTCCTTAAAAATCCGCTtgcaaaacaaatttaaaaaacaaacttaaaaattgaCAACCATACACCTGCAATTCAAAGATCATTTTCAACtccaaaaattagaaaacaaaaacaaaaaatgaaaacaaccCAATTCTCAGAGAACCAAAAGGTGCTCAAAACTCGTATAAAGTTGAACCCTTCTTTCCTCACTTAGTGGGGAGCCAAACAAACCTGTGACAGAGGAAGAGGAGCAGCGAACAACCATTTTGGAAGCATAACTGGAAGCTCGAACTCCAAGATAGTGGCATGAGAAACCAACGCGGAAGCGAAAGGTTGGTGAATTGGAAGAGAGGGTGAAGTTCCTCTGCGAAGATTGAGTGAGAGTGGAGAAATGGAAGGAAGAAGTAACAGTGGCCATCGGGAAGAGAGAGAGGGAG comes from the Vigna radiata var. radiata cultivar VC1973A chromosome 2, Vradiata_ver6, whole genome shotgun sequence genome and includes:
- the LOC106756349 gene encoding protein THYLAKOID FORMATION1, chloroplastic yields the protein MATVTSSFHFSTLTQSSQRNFTLSSNSPTFRFRVGFSCHYLGVRASSYASKMVVRCSSSSVTDPPTVSETKLNFLKEYKRPIPSIYNTVLQELIVQQHLMRYKRSYRYDAVFALGFVTVYEQLMEGYPSDEDRDAIFQAYIKALKEDPEQYRVDAKKLEEWARAQNSTSLIEFSSREGEVEGILKDIAERAGGKGDFSYSRFFAIGLFRLLELANAMEPTILEKLCAVLNVNKRSVDRDLDVYRNLLSKLVQAKELLKEYVDREKKKREERAEPQKTNEAITQQFSSL